Below is a window of Lacrimispora xylanolytica DNA.
CTGCCATCTGTGATGGATTAAAGAAAGCCATGACTGAAATCACAATCAACGGTTTAACCGGAGAGAACATGAAATGGACTGCTGACGGTGAGCCTGATAAAGCTCCTAAGGCTGTTAAGATTGTAAATGGTGTTTATAACGCAATGTAATTTGGAAACAAATATCATTTGGTAAATGACCCAATGGAGGGTCGTCCAAGGGACGACCCTCTTATTTTAAAATAAACAACGAATGAGGTGCGTTGGTATGATGAGTTTCATATCCTATTTTATTAATGGTTTAAGCCTGGGCAGTGTCTATGCGATTATTGCTTTAGGATATACCATGGTATATGGCATTGCCAAGATGCTTAACTTTGCTCATGGCGATGTAATTATGATTGGAGGATACGTGGTGTTCACAGTCGTCAGCACAATGGGCTTAGGTCCTGTTGCAGGCGTACTCCTTGCGGTTATCTTATGTACTGTTTTAGGCGTGGTCATTGAGGGCGTCGCTTACCGCCCTTTGCGTATGGCAAGTCCTCTTGCAGTTCTGATTACAGCAATCGGTGTGAGCTACCTGCTTCAAAACATCGCACTGCTTGTTTTCGGATCCAATCCCAAGTCTTTTACTTCCGTAGTAACAATTCCTGCGCTTAAATTAGCAGGCGGAAAATTAACGATTTCCGGCGAAACCATAGTTACCATTATCAGCTGTGTCATTATAATGATCTGCCTGACTACTTTTATTAAAAAGACAAAAGCAGGACAGGCGATGTTGGCAGTGTCAGAAGATAAGGGAGCTGCCCAGTTAATGGGTATTAACGTAGATGGTACCGTTGCTCTTACCTTTGCCATTGGTTCTGCTTTGGCAGCGATTGCAGGAGCACTGTTATGTTCTGCATACCCAACCCTTACTCCATATACCGGTTCCATGCCTGGAATTAAGGCATTCGTAGCTGCGGTATTTGGAGGAATCGGTTCTATCCCGGGGGCACTTATCGGCGGACTTTTGCTGGGTATCATTGAGAATTTAAGCAAGGCTTATATTTCATCCCAGTTGTCTGATGCCATCGTATTTGGAGTTTTAATTGTTGTTCTTCTTGTGAAACCAACCGGTATCTTAGGCAAGAAGATAAGCGAGAAAGTATAGGTGGGATAAATGGATAAAAGTAATAGAACTAATTTTCGTCTGAGTAAAACATTAAAAAGCAATATCATCACCTATGGATTAGTGATCGTTGCCTTTATCATTGTCCAGATGCTTGTAAACGCTGGGCAGGTAAGCAGTCTTATGAAGGGGCTTTTAGTACCTCTGTGTATTTATACCATACTGGCTATATCCCTGAATCTGACTGTTGGTATTCTCGGAGAGCTGAGTCTTGGACATGCTGGTTTTATGTGCGTTGGTGCATTCTCCAGTGCCATTTTCTCTATTTCCATGTTAGAGACCATCCCAAATGCCGGCTTTCGCTTTTTTCTGGCCATCCTGATTGGTGCAGCCTCAGCTGCAGTGGCTGGAATTATTGTTGGAATCCCGGTGTTAAGACTTCGTGGCGACTACCTGGCTATCGTTACTCTTGCTTTTGGTGAGATTATCAAGAATGTAGTTAACGTTATTTTTATTGGTAAGGACTCCAATGGCTTACATTTTTCCATGAAAAATGCGATGGCACTTAATATGGAAAAAGATGGAAAGATGATTTTGAATGGTGCCCAGGGAATCACTGGAACGCCAAAGAACGCTACGTTCCTGATTGGTGTACTCCTCATTCTGGTCACTCTTTTTATCGTACTGAACTTAATCCATTCCAGATCCGGACGTGCAATCATGTCAGTGCGTGATAACCGGATTGCGGCTGAATCCATTGGTATTAATATAACAAAGTATAAGCTTATGGCATTTACTATCTCTGCTTCCTTAGCAGGTGTGGCAGGAGTGCTTTATTCTCACAATTTATCCTCGCTTACGGCTACACAGAAGAATTTTGGCTACAACCAGTCTATTATGATTCTGGTATTCGTGGTTCTTGGAGGAATTGGTAATATCCGTGGTTCTATGATCGCGGCAGTGATACTGACTCTGCTCCCTGAACTGTTAAGAGGCTTAAATACGTATCGTATGCTGATTTACGCCATCATCCTGATTTTCATGATGATTTTCAACTGGAGTCCTAAGCTTATTGACTTAAGAAAACGTATTTTTCATAAGAGCAGGACAGAAAGAGAGAGGGTGTAACCATGGCTTTGCTTGAAATCAAAAATCTTGGAATCTCCTTCGGTGGCTTGCGTGCCGTAGATAATTTTAGTATTACCATAGAAAAAGGACAGTTATATGGTCTGATCGGCCCCAATGGTGCGGGTAAAACCACCATATTTAATCTGTTGACAGGTGTATATAAACCCAATGCAGGTACCATTCTTCTCGATGGGGAAAACATTACCGGCAAAAAAACAATGGAGATCAATAATGCTGGAATCGCAAGAACGTTCCAGAACATCCGTTTGTTTAAAGAATTGACCGTACTGGATAACGTGAAGACGGGACTTCATAACCGCCATTCTTATTCTACATTAACTGGCATCCTTCGACTGCCAAAGTATTACAAAGTGGAAAAGGAAATGGATGAAAAGGCAATTGAGCTTTTAAAGGTATTTGACTTAGATCAGGAAAAAGACATTCTTGCCTCTAATCTGCCTTACGGTAAACAGAGAAAGCTGGAGATTGCAAGGGCTCTTGCCACTGGCCCCAAGCTGTTACTCCTTGACGAACCTGCGGCAGGTATGAATCCCAATGAGACCAAAGAGCTTATGGACACCATCCGGTTTGTGCGTGACAATTTTGATATGACGATTCTGCTGATTGAACACGATATGAAGCTTGTCTCCGGCATCTGCGAGAAGCTGACTGTTTTAAATTTCGGTCAGGTACTTATCCAGGGTGGCACTGCAGATGTATTAAATGACCCTGAAGTCATCAAGGCATATTTGGGCGAATAAGGAGGCTTAAGACATGGCAATACTTGAAGTGAAAAATCTGGAAGTATACTATGGCGTGATCAAAGCGCTGAAAGGTATTTCCTTTGATGTAAACGAAGGAGAGATCGTGGCTTTAATCGGTGCCAATGGTGCGGGAAAAACCACAACTCTTCATACCATAACCGGTCTTTTAAAGTCAGCTTCCGGCAGTATACAATTTGACGGCAATGACATCACCCGTATCAGGGGAGATAAAATCGTTGGAATGGGTATGGCCCATGTACCGGAAGGAAGGCGTGTATTCGCAGCATTAAGTGTATACGAAAACTTAAAGCTGGGTGCTTACACCAGACGGGATAAGAACGAAATAGAAGAAACCCTTCAGATGATCTATAAGCGCTTTCCAAGGCTTTTAGAGAGAAAGAATCAGCCTGCTGGAACCTTAAGCGGCGGTGAACAGCAGATGTTAGCCATGGGACGTGCTCTCATGAGCCATCCTAAGGTCATCGTTCTTGATGAGCCATCCATGGGACTTTCTCCTCTCTATGTAAGTGAGATTTTTGATATCATTCAGGAGATCAATAAATCAGGTACCACTGTATTGCTGGTAGAGCAAAATGCGAAAAAGGCATTGTCCATTGCAAACAGAGCTTACGTGTTGGAAACAGGAGACATTGTATTAAGCGGAGATGCAAAAGAGCTTATGAATAATGATTCTGTGAAAAAGGCTTATCTAAGCGAATAATAGGAACTCAATTTTAGAGTAGATACATTTCACCCTGTATATTGCGGTCAGGCTCATGCCTGAAGTGATATGCAGGGTGTTTTTGTATAAAAATTTGTCCGTATCATCAAGAAATTTTATATCACTTATGATATGATAATTGTTATTACATACAGGGGGGATAAAATGATGTATATGACGCTGATTCAATGCAGCTTTAAACAGCAGATACAATACAAATGGAATCTGTTATTTCACATCATAGGGGATTTTTTAAGAATATACATAAAGGTTTGTATTTGGAAAGCCCTTCTAACGGCAGGAAAGGGCATTGAGAGTGATTTTAAATCTCTGGCAGCTTATACAGTTTTGGCAACTATGGTTATTCTCCTGACAAAATCCAGCGTGGCAGGAGACCTTGCAGATCGTGTCAGGTCTGGAATGATCGCAGTGGACCTCATTCGCCCCATCTCCCTGAAATGGTACTTTTTCTTTCGCCAGATGGGTGGGAACTTGTTTGATTTTTTCTTTGAAGGAGTATTAATTGCTTTCTTATCATGGGTGATCTGGGAGCTTCCATTTCATGGTATCAGCGTAATACTGCCATTTATCCCATGTCTGATGGGTGGGATTGTCATCATGTTTTACATACAGTATATGTTTGGTCTGCTGGTGTTCTGGATGAAAGATGGAACATATACCAATATGATTACTTACGCCCTATTCGTGTTATTTTCAGGAATAGAAATTCCGTTGTGGTTTTATCCCGACTGGCTTCGGACCATAGGAGAGTTTTTACCGTTTCGCTATATTGTCCATGAACCAATTACCATATGGTTAGGCCAGAAAAGTGGAAGAGAAATAGTAATGACTCTTATCGTGCAGGGGTTCTGGCTCCTGGTATTGTATATGGTAGAACGATGTCTGTGGAGTTTTATAAAAAAGAAACTTGAAATTCAGGGAGGGTAAATATCATGATTGGCTTATATATTGCATTTGCCAGAATTTCATTTTTAACACAGCTGGAGTACCGGGGACAGTATTTTATGAGAATGGTGTCAAAAATACTTGGCTGGTCCACTGGTTTCATTATGCTTATGGTCCTCCTTCAAAAATTTCAGACCATTGGAGGCTGGAGTATTTATGAAATCCTGTTGCTTTACGCGTTTGATGTTCTTTCCTATTCCATAGCCGGCACCTTTTGCATGGGAGCTTTCGGTAAGCTGCCAGGCATGATTCGACAGGGGGAACTTGACAGTATCTTAACAAAGCCTGTTAATCCGTTTGTGTATCTTGTATCCACTAAAATCAGCGCAGGATATACCAGCAATTATATTATCGCTTTGGGTATAATCATCTTTAGCTTAAGAAAGCTGGGAATAGTCCTGGACGGCTTCCGGTCAGTCTGGCTGGTTTTGGATATCATAGGCGCTTCCCTGATACAGATGGCTGGATTTATGATTACTACAGTTCCTGCTTTTTGGCTCTATAAGAGTGATGGACTTTATCAGTTGTTCTATAAGAATTTTACAGAATTTTTAAAATATCCAATCTCTATCTATAACGTTGGAGTTCAGACCCTTTTGACGTTTATATTGCCATATGCATTTATCAATTACTATCCAGTGCAGTATTTCTTAAACAAGGAAGAAGGAAGATTTGCTTCCTGTTTTATGTTCTTGACACCAATTGTAGGAATTGTGGTTTTTTGGGGGGCATACCTTTTTTTGCTGAGAGGACTAAGAGCTTATCATAGTACCGGGTCGTGATGATTTTAAAGGGAAAGGAAGTTATACAATGTCATTGATTGAAGTTAGTCATGTATCAAGAGAATTTAAAAGCTTTCAAAGGCCGGAAGGACTGAAAAACGCTTTATATACTTTATTTAAGCGGGAATATGAGTATAAGATGGCAGTAGATGATGTTTCCTTCTCTATTGAAAAAGGTGAGCTTGTGGGGTACATAGGCCCAAACGGAGCAGGGAAGTCCACTACCATAAAAATGCTGTCGGGTATTCTGGTGCCTTCCTCCGGCACTGTTATTACCGGAGGAATTGTTCCGTGGGAGCAGCGCAAAAAGAACGCCAGTCATATTGGTGTTGTTTTTGGACAAAGGTCTCAGCTGAACTGGGACCTGCCGATGGAAGATACCTTTGAACTATACCGCAGAATGTATCGTATCCATAATAATAGTTATCATAGAAATGTAGACATGTTCGTGGAGCTGTTAGAAATGCAGCAATTTTTAAGAAAACCCGTAAGACAATTAAGTCTTGGACAAAAAATGAGGGCCGAGCTGGCAGTTGCTCTTCTTCATGACCCCTCCATACTATATTTAGATGAACCGACCATTGGTCTTGATGTGGTAGTAAAAGATAAAATACGTAAATTCATCCGAAGCCTGAATCAGGAGAAAAAGACGACAGTGATCCTTACAACACATGATATGGATGATATCGAGGAAATCTGCAATCGAATTATCATGATTGATCATGGAAAACTGGTGCTTGACCAGACGATACATGATTTTAAGATTCAGGGAACCGATCATTATTACGTGGAACTCTCTTTTTCTTCCAATCATAAACCTCTTAACATACCTGGCGTCCTTATGGTAAAGGAAGAAGCAGCCTGTCATACGTATCAGGTGGATTCTGGCATGGTTTCGTTTAATCTGCTGTTGCGCTTATTATCAGATTCTTATGATGTTACAGATATCACAATTAATAAGCCGGAGATAGACGAAATTGTAAGAAGACTTTATAAAAGGACAGGGGAAAGAGAGCAAAGTGAATAGCTTTTACATATTAAATGATGCTATCCGTTACGTGGAAGATCATATATACGAACCAATTACGCCGGAGGACATTGCCAGTGCATGTAATTATTCTGTATCTAATCTTAAATACTTGTTCCAAAAAGTATTTCAATACGGAATGATGGATTACGTGAACAAAAGAAAAATAACGGAGGCCGCCGGTAGACTGATACAAACCGAAGAGACGGTAGGCTCCGTTGCTTATCATTATGGATATAGCTCTCAGGAAGTATTCACCAGAGCATTTTATAAGGTATGGGATGAGACTCCTGGGACTTACCGTAAGAATCATCAGTTCTACAGATTTTTCCCAATGCAGGAGTTTATCTATGATTCCTGTAAGGTATTTCGCAGGCGGTTTGATCTTCGGCCTCTTTTTAGGGAGCTAAAGCAAACAGATTCCTCCATAGTAGCTTGCTTTGATATCATAGGCATCCGTTTTATTAAAACGTGCTTTGGAAGAGAGGCCGGAGATGCCGCAGCTTTAAAAGCTCTCCAGCGAATCGAGTCATTGACAAAAAGGGGCGGGCACTTATACCGTATGGCTGGTGATAAGTTTGTAGTAAATTTTGAATCCTCTGATTATGAGACGGTTCGCTGTGCAGTTGTCGAAGTTTTAAGCTGCAATACGAATCCCTTTCTATATAAAGAAAATACGATCCCCTTGCCCATGTTTGCAGGTATAGGGGACGTTTCTGCGAAAGAGAACACAGAAGATAATTTATTTCCCTTTCTTGATGATATTCTAAAAAGCGCTCATAAAAGATTAGAAAGAACCTTTCGTGGAATGGATGGCTGTGATTATTTTAAAATGGTCTATGAGGAAAATTCTGGCCTTTATCAAGGATTTGCTTTAAATACATGGAAAGGCAGCAGAATGGGCCGTACAGGCCTCATCTCTCATGTGCCAGGAGAAGAGACCCAAAGTGTATTCCGGCTTGATCATGAGACATCGCCCGTCAGATGGAATACATCTGGTCAGGAATATGAACTGTTTTTTCCACAAGGAGAGTTCTGGTATAAAAAAACAGTCTTTGACAGCCTTGGGAATATGGTAAGGGAGCATTATTATATCATCAGAGACCTGACCTGTTGTGATAGAAGTACGGTTACTTTTACCCTTCTTTTTCTGGAAATAGTAAAAACCTTGGAAGGAAAGATTCTGACTCTAAATGAAGGCGAATTAAAGGAGGCGCTTCATGATGGCTCCATCTCAAAAAAGGATTACCACTTCATAAAATCCACAGGAGAATCCATACGAAACATGATTGAAAAGAAAACGGAATAATCTTTTCTCCCTCGCATATAGTGTAACAGCACAGAAGGGGGAATCTTTATGGACAATTATAACGTATACAATGATATCAAAGCCCGAACCAACGGAGAGATCTACATTGGAGTGGTGGGACCGGTAAGAACAGGAAAATCGACTTTTATCAAGCGTTTTATGGAATTAATGGTATTGCCGGGCATGGAAGACGAACATCAGAAAACGCAGACAAGGGACGAACTGCCCCAAAGTGCTGCAGGAAAAACTATTATGACCACGGAGCCGAAATTCATCCCCAAGGAAGCAGCAACCATTCGTCTGGGCGATGAAATCGAGACAAAGGTGCGCCTGATTGACTGTGTAGGCTTTATGGTAGAAGGAGCCGCTGGACACATAGAAAATGACGAAGAGCGCCTTGTAAAAACACCCTGGTTCGATTATGAAATCCCATTTACCAAAGCAGCTGAAATCGGCACCAGAAAAGTCATCAATGACCATTCCACCATCGGTGTGGTGATTTCTACAGACGGTACCATTGGTGAACTGAAACGTCCCAACTACATAGCAGCCGAGGAGCGCACCGTACAGGAATTAAAAGTCCTTGGAAAACCGTTTATCATTCTCCTTAATTCTGCAAAGCCATTTTCTGATGAGACGACTGCACTTTCCAAGGAAATGAGCCAGAAATACGGAGTAACGGTACTGCCTGTTAACTGCGAACAGTTAAAGAAAGAGGATGTAAATAACATCCTGGAGCGTGTGTTAAAGGAATTCCCTGTAACAGAAATGGATTTCTATATTCCAAAATGGCTGGAAATTCTTCCTGCTACCCATTGGCTTAAGGCTCAGGTCATTGAAGCAGCCAAGAACATGGTGAAGAAAGTAACTCACATGAAAGATGTGGCTTCTGATCTTTATGACGGCGCCGCTGAAAGCATCCGCGCAATAAAAGTCCAGAACATGGATATGGCAGATGGAAGCGTAGCTCTTGGAATGGATGTAGATGACAGCTATTATTATCAGATTTTAAGCGATTATGTAGGCCTGCCCATTGAAGGCGAGTATCAGCTGATGCAGACCTTAAGCGAGCTTGCGAAGATGAAGGCAGAATACGA
It encodes the following:
- a CDS encoding helix-turn-helix domain-containing protein — protein: MNSFYILNDAIRYVEDHIYEPITPEDIASACNYSVSNLKYLFQKVFQYGMMDYVNKRKITEAAGRLIQTEETVGSVAYHYGYSSQEVFTRAFYKVWDETPGTYRKNHQFYRFFPMQEFIYDSCKVFRRRFDLRPLFRELKQTDSSIVACFDIIGIRFIKTCFGREAGDAAALKALQRIESLTKRGGHLYRMAGDKFVVNFESSDYETVRCAVVEVLSCNTNPFLYKENTIPLPMFAGIGDVSAKENTEDNLFPFLDDILKSAHKRLERTFRGMDGCDYFKMVYEENSGLYQGFALNTWKGSRMGRTGLISHVPGEETQSVFRLDHETSPVRWNTSGQEYELFFPQGEFWYKKTVFDSLGNMVREHYYIIRDLTCCDRSTVTFTLLFLEIVKTLEGKILTLNEGELKEALHDGSISKKDYHFIKSTGESIRNMIEKKTE
- a CDS encoding ABC transporter ATP-binding protein translates to MSLIEVSHVSREFKSFQRPEGLKNALYTLFKREYEYKMAVDDVSFSIEKGELVGYIGPNGAGKSTTIKMLSGILVPSSGTVITGGIVPWEQRKKNASHIGVVFGQRSQLNWDLPMEDTFELYRRMYRIHNNSYHRNVDMFVELLEMQQFLRKPVRQLSLGQKMRAELAVALLHDPSILYLDEPTIGLDVVVKDKIRKFIRSLNQEKKTTVILTTHDMDDIEEICNRIIMIDHGKLVLDQTIHDFKIQGTDHYYVELSFSSNHKPLNIPGVLMVKEEAACHTYQVDSGMVSFNLLLRLLSDSYDVTDITINKPEIDEIVRRLYKRTGEREQSE
- the spoIVA gene encoding stage IV sporulation protein A, whose amino-acid sequence is MDNYNVYNDIKARTNGEIYIGVVGPVRTGKSTFIKRFMELMVLPGMEDEHQKTQTRDELPQSAAGKTIMTTEPKFIPKEAATIRLGDEIETKVRLIDCVGFMVEGAAGHIENDEERLVKTPWFDYEIPFTKAAEIGTRKVINDHSTIGVVISTDGTIGELKRPNYIAAEERTVQELKVLGKPFIILLNSAKPFSDETTALSKEMSQKYGVTVLPVNCEQLKKEDVNNILERVLKEFPVTEMDFYIPKWLEILPATHWLKAQVIEAAKNMVKKVTHMKDVASDLYDGAAESIRAIKVQNMDMADGSVALGMDVDDSYYYQILSDYVGLPIEGEYQLMQTLSELAKMKAEYEKVNQAMSQVRLKGYGVVTPERSEIILDEPEVIKHGNKYGVKMRAEAPSINLIKAHIQTEIAPIVGSEQQAEDLIAYIKENARDGEEGIWNTNIFGKSIEQIVEDGIQAKVSQLTEDCQLKLQDTLQKIINDSNGGMICIII
- a CDS encoding ABC transporter ATP-binding protein, whose amino-acid sequence is MALLEIKNLGISFGGLRAVDNFSITIEKGQLYGLIGPNGAGKTTIFNLLTGVYKPNAGTILLDGENITGKKTMEINNAGIARTFQNIRLFKELTVLDNVKTGLHNRHSYSTLTGILRLPKYYKVEKEMDEKAIELLKVFDLDQEKDILASNLPYGKQRKLEIARALATGPKLLLLDEPAAGMNPNETKELMDTIRFVRDNFDMTILLIEHDMKLVSGICEKLTVLNFGQVLIQGGTADVLNDPEVIKAYLGE
- a CDS encoding ABC transporter permease — protein: MMYMTLIQCSFKQQIQYKWNLLFHIIGDFLRIYIKVCIWKALLTAGKGIESDFKSLAAYTVLATMVILLTKSSVAGDLADRVRSGMIAVDLIRPISLKWYFFFRQMGGNLFDFFFEGVLIAFLSWVIWELPFHGISVILPFIPCLMGGIVIMFYIQYMFGLLVFWMKDGTYTNMITYALFVLFSGIEIPLWFYPDWLRTIGEFLPFRYIVHEPITIWLGQKSGREIVMTLIVQGFWLLVLYMVERCLWSFIKKKLEIQGG
- a CDS encoding branched-chain amino acid ABC transporter permease encodes the protein MSFISYFINGLSLGSVYAIIALGYTMVYGIAKMLNFAHGDVIMIGGYVVFTVVSTMGLGPVAGVLLAVILCTVLGVVIEGVAYRPLRMASPLAVLITAIGVSYLLQNIALLVFGSNPKSFTSVVTIPALKLAGGKLTISGETIVTIISCVIIMICLTTFIKKTKAGQAMLAVSEDKGAAQLMGINVDGTVALTFAIGSALAAIAGALLCSAYPTLTPYTGSMPGIKAFVAAVFGGIGSIPGALIGGLLLGIIENLSKAYISSQLSDAIVFGVLIVVLLVKPTGILGKKISEKV
- a CDS encoding branched-chain amino acid ABC transporter permease, which codes for MDKSNRTNFRLSKTLKSNIITYGLVIVAFIIVQMLVNAGQVSSLMKGLLVPLCIYTILAISLNLTVGILGELSLGHAGFMCVGAFSSAIFSISMLETIPNAGFRFFLAILIGAASAAVAGIIVGIPVLRLRGDYLAIVTLAFGEIIKNVVNVIFIGKDSNGLHFSMKNAMALNMEKDGKMILNGAQGITGTPKNATFLIGVLLILVTLFIVLNLIHSRSGRAIMSVRDNRIAAESIGINITKYKLMAFTISASLAGVAGVLYSHNLSSLTATQKNFGYNQSIMILVFVVLGGIGNIRGSMIAAVILTLLPELLRGLNTYRMLIYAIILIFMMIFNWSPKLIDLRKRIFHKSRTERERV
- a CDS encoding ABC transporter ATP-binding protein, which translates into the protein MAILEVKNLEVYYGVIKALKGISFDVNEGEIVALIGANGAGKTTTLHTITGLLKSASGSIQFDGNDITRIRGDKIVGMGMAHVPEGRRVFAALSVYENLKLGAYTRRDKNEIEETLQMIYKRFPRLLERKNQPAGTLSGGEQQMLAMGRALMSHPKVIVLDEPSMGLSPLYVSEIFDIIQEINKSGTTVLLVEQNAKKALSIANRAYVLETGDIVLSGDAKELMNNDSVKKAYLSE
- a CDS encoding ABC transporter permease; protein product: MIGLYIAFARISFLTQLEYRGQYFMRMVSKILGWSTGFIMLMVLLQKFQTIGGWSIYEILLLYAFDVLSYSIAGTFCMGAFGKLPGMIRQGELDSILTKPVNPFVYLVSTKISAGYTSNYIIALGIIIFSLRKLGIVLDGFRSVWLVLDIIGASLIQMAGFMITTVPAFWLYKSDGLYQLFYKNFTEFLKYPISIYNVGVQTLLTFILPYAFINYYPVQYFLNKEEGRFASCFMFLTPIVGIVVFWGAYLFLLRGLRAYHSTGS